In Candidatus Defluviilinea proxima, a single genomic region encodes these proteins:
- a CDS encoding VOC family protein, whose amino-acid sequence MNQNLHIVTLGVRDFKKSVAFYEKTLGWKPSSNSNDDIAFFPVSGVVLGLYPREKLAEDALVSSVGEGFHGMTLAYNARSEAEVDEIIADLRSKGVKIVKEPQKVFWGGYSSYFADPDGFLWEVAYNPFFEFDDSGNLKLG is encoded by the coding sequence ATGAATCAGAATCTTCACATTGTCACATTAGGCGTCAGGGACTTCAAGAAGTCAGTTGCGTTCTACGAGAAGACTCTTGGGTGGAAGCCATCCAGCAATAGCAACGACGATATTGCGTTCTTTCCAGTAAGCGGCGTGGTGCTGGGACTCTATCCACGCGAGAAGTTGGCAGAGGATGCGCTGGTATCTTCCGTTGGCGAGGGCTTTCATGGGATGACTCTGGCCTACAATGCACGCAGTGAAGCGGAAGTGGACGAGATCATCGCGGACTTGAGATCGAAGGGCGTGAAGATTGTGAAGGAACCGCAGAAAGTGTTCTGGGGCGGGTACAGTTCATACTTCGCCGACCCCGATGGTTTTCTGTGGGAAGTAGCATATAACCCGTTCTTTGAGTTCGATGACAGTGGGAACCTGAAACTTGGTTGA
- a CDS encoding GNAT family N-acetyltransferase → MSKISLNDISIRTELRPGDIGDVLSMHGRLYYKEYGYTGPFEMYVAQSLAEFTERYTPERSRIWVCEHKRSSPVDEGRPIGTLALLDRGESAQLRYFLLESEYRGVGLGTKLMDLFMEFLRSCGYKSSYLWTTEQQLTAAKLYRRYGYQFTEEKPSTAFGIPLIEQRYDLILP, encoded by the coding sequence ATGAGCAAAATTTCTCTCAATGACATTTCCATCCGCACCGAACTTCGTCCCGGTGACATTGGCGATGTCCTGTCCATGCATGGTAGGCTGTACTACAAGGAATATGGATACACCGGTCCGTTTGAAATGTATGTGGCGCAAAGCCTGGCTGAGTTTACCGAAAGGTATACCCCCGAACGGAGTCGTATTTGGGTTTGCGAACACAAGCGAAGCAGTCCTGTGGACGAGGGCAGGCCGATTGGCACGCTGGCCTTATTGGATCGCGGTGAGTCCGCGCAGTTGCGTTACTTCCTGCTAGAGTCTGAATACCGTGGGGTCGGCCTCGGCACAAAATTGATGGATCTCTTCATGGAGTTCTTGCGAAGTTGTGGCTACAAGTCATCCTATCTGTGGACGACCGAACAACAATTGACCGCAGCCAAACTATACAGACGTTATGGTTATCAATTCACCGAAGAGAAACCGTCCACGGCTTTCGGCATCCCATTGATCGAACAACGATACGATTTGATCCTTCCCTGA